A stretch of the Erpetoichthys calabaricus chromosome 3, fErpCal1.3, whole genome shotgun sequence genome encodes the following:
- the LOC114648267 gene encoding natural cytotoxicity triggering receptor 3 ligand 1-like isoform X1 has translation MTAAIALLVFIPAVESCLRLSSNTTTVNVTTGSDVLLNCHFVYKFKLTLGMISVSWRRQPATEESQQMIAHFDGLNLQTFYKNSFLSPKALLEGDASLLMKNVSSSDTGDYFCDVLVTPVKKEIQLNLNVEEKEHKKNKETRKPFLKYPYGIIGTVAGLGVAGALIYTAGLKKRFLTINKTFAKRPISSCMAKSCQIT, from the exons AGTCATGCTTGCGCTTGAGCAGCAATACAACAACGGTAAATGTGACCACAGGCTCTGATGTGCTACTGAACTGCCACTTTGTGTACAAATTCAAATTAACCCTAGGAATGATCTCAGTGTCATGGAGGAGGCAGCCTGCAACAGAGGAAAGTCAACAGATGATAGCACATTTTGATGGCCTAAACCTCCAAACTTTCTACAAGAACTCATTTCTCTCACCAAAAGCACTGTTGGAAGGAGATGCAAGCTTGCTAATGAAGAATGTGTCTAGCTCTGACACAGGAGATTACTTCTGTGATGTTCTGGTGACACCAGTAAAGAAAGAAATCCAACTCAACTTAAATGTAGAGG AAAAggaacataagaaaaataaagaaacaagaaagCCATTTCTAAAATACCCATATGGCATTATTGGTACAGTGGCTGGTTTAGGTGTAGCTGGAGCCTTAATTTACACAGCAG GATTAAAGAAACGATTTCTAACGATAAACAAGACATTTGCTAAAAGGCCTATTTCAAGTTGTATGGCTAAATCATGTCAAATCACATAA
- the LOC114648267 gene encoding natural cytotoxicity triggering receptor 3 ligand 1-like isoform X2, which produces MTAAIALLVFIPAVESCLRLSSNTTTVNVTTGSDVLLNCHFVYKFKLTLGMISVSWRRQPATEESQQMIAHFDGLNLQTFYKNSFLSPKALLEGDASLLMKNVSSSDTGDYFCDVLVTPVKKEIQLNLNVEGLKKRFLTINKTFAKRPISSCMAKSCQIT; this is translated from the exons AGTCATGCTTGCGCTTGAGCAGCAATACAACAACGGTAAATGTGACCACAGGCTCTGATGTGCTACTGAACTGCCACTTTGTGTACAAATTCAAATTAACCCTAGGAATGATCTCAGTGTCATGGAGGAGGCAGCCTGCAACAGAGGAAAGTCAACAGATGATAGCACATTTTGATGGCCTAAACCTCCAAACTTTCTACAAGAACTCATTTCTCTCACCAAAAGCACTGTTGGAAGGAGATGCAAGCTTGCTAATGAAGAATGTGTCTAGCTCTGACACAGGAGATTACTTCTGTGATGTTCTGGTGACACCAGTAAAGAAAGAAATCCAACTCAACTTAAATGTAGAGG GATTAAAGAAACGATTTCTAACGATAAACAAGACATTTGCTAAAAGGCCTATTTCAAGTTGTATGGCTAAATCATGTCAAATCACATAA